A single window of Lytechinus variegatus isolate NC3 chromosome 8, Lvar_3.0, whole genome shotgun sequence DNA harbors:
- the LOC121420117 gene encoding putative nuclease HARBI1, with protein sequence MVCDAKYVITNVVARWPGSVHDARILNMSHLGEFLQNRRESGYLLGDSGYPLRRWIQTPFGQDKDDTPAKKAYNRAHARTRCLIEMMFGQLKNKFRCLKGHGMQMEPRRVCDVVVACAVLYNIAKLLNEPPDEEEEADQQPENEEGRNDEVNVEENDDHEYQVGQMVQMDIVNDFFT encoded by the exons ATGGCCCGGATCAGTCCATGATGCACGAATCCTTAACATGAGCCACCTTGGAGAGTTTCTGCAAAACAGAAGGGAAAGTGGTTATCTCTTGGGAGACAGTGGCTACCCCCTAAGACGATGGATTCAAACCCCATTTGGTCAAGACAAAGATGACACACCTGCGAAGAAAGCCTATAACAG GGCACATGCACGGACACGATGTTTGATTGAAATGATGTTTGGACAGCTGAAAAACAAGTTCAGGTGCTTGAAGGGGCATGGGATGCAGATGGAACCAAGGAGAGTCTGTGATGTTGTTGTTGCATGTGCAGTCTTGTACAACATAGCTAAGTTATTAAATGAACCAccagacgaagaagaagaagcggATCAACAGCCTGAAAATGAAGAGGGAAGAAATGATGAAGTCAATGTGGAAGAAAATGATGATCATGAGTACCAGGTTGGCCAGATGGTACAAATGgatattgttaatgatttcTTTACATAG